CAGCTTGAAAaacatttgaccttttttttcaatcatttatttacagAGCGAACTATCCAGCTGGGACCCATTACTGTCCTGCCGCCCCGCAAAACTGACAAGACCATCAGATTCTAACGCCGTACTTTTACCAAAGACCAAGGCCACCAGAGATTTAGGATGGCACAGTTGAGGCTGAGGATGGGGATAGGGGGGACTGCTGCCTTGTACAGGGCAAACCTTTTTGACAAAACCCCCGTCCATGCAGTGGTTAATCTTGTGATTCGAAATAAATTTGCACCTGTGTAAAGTGCTTACACATTCCAACTGTTTCTCTGTAAGATCCTTTTTCTCCAATAAATATAGGACAACAAGTTTTGCTTATTTCATTTTCACCTGCTTTACACAACACATAAGCATTACAGTTGTCTCTATTTGAGATCTGGTCTTTAAGAACCCAGCATGCTGTAGTTATTTCCCAAGAGCTAGATGTGCCTTCAGCCAACAATTTAATAAGCATTGGGTTTGAAGCTCTCAAAGTCATTGGACCCCAGCAGCAGAAGTGGATGTCAAAAAGatgcattgtgtttattttaacacaaatgcGCACACAATGCTTCATTTTGCCATCCCCTGTAAAGATTCCTCTAACACAATTCCGGTTCTTTTGAAAAGCCGACATGCTATTAGGGAGCACTTCCCTCCATTATAACCCGCAGCCTACTCATCACGTTGTTGCTGTATTGATTAGTCATTGTCAGGAGATATGCTGCAATGTAACATGTTTGCTTAGCCTTTCACATCCAGTAAATTGATGGTTTTATTGTGAACACGTTTGATCAGTTAATTCTTGTAAGTCATTTTGTACACTAATTTTATGATAAATGCTTATTACGGGCTAGGGTGACTGGTTTACTTGTAGCAAAAATCCTTGTTGCCAGAGGCAgcgttttttttacttactgcATCATATCTTCTAATCAGCCTAAATGGAAGTCTGCCAAACCATTGCACCCTTTTAAGGAAAGACCTGACTTGACCCCTTAATGTACACAAGTATTAATATTGCAAATGGAAATTCTTCGTCCTCTTGCCATCTAGAGAATGTATATTTGGGTTAAGTTGTGTCAGCACTTTGGACAGCGCCCCTCAGTGTTTCCCTTAGTGGGCGTGTTGAGCGCTGTCGCTGGTCCTGAAACATCAACATTGGCTTCTGCAAGCCACTTTTTAACATCCCCTCCCACCTTTTAGGGTATTTTCCTCGTGCTCCCGACACGACTGGTCGATGTCCTGGGCGCCTGTTTACCTTAATAGCCAATGAATAAGCCATTGTATGGGAGGCTGTGTTTGCGATTTGCTGGACAGCATCAATATACCCGCTAAGTGCATCATAAATCAATGGCACGCTGAAGTACACTCAGGAGTTAATGTTAAGCTTATTAGCATATTCAGATGTTGCAGAGAGGCATTCAGCCAATTTTACTTTGGTACAGCACTGAGAGCTGACCATTCAATCCCTTCCTCCCTTTCAGTATTTGTGGTTAATGATGGCTCTGCGTCGGCGGTTCAGCCTTAGCGTTTTTCAGCGTATGAAGTGACTCGTCTGCACCCTTTTTTTACCGGCTTTACCATCGAGGCTCACTGGAGCATTTCTCACTTTGGAACACAACAATGCTTTTCTACAAATGCCGAGCGCTGGTGGTGTTCACAGTTTGCTTTCTTGTTCGCGCAGTAGTTAATTCCATCCGAAAATGTGGACAAGACATTTGTCGGGATGACCAGGTCTGCTGCGCACAGGGAAACAACACCACTGCCGTCACCTGTTGCAAGCAGTTCGTGGACAACACATACTACAACATCGCCATGGTCACCCGGAAACTATCTGGGGTGCTTATAATGCTGCTTCTCTTCGCTGTGGGATACTTTGTCCAGCGAATGTTGTGTTCCAGATCCAGGCAGCTCACCCCGCCAAACACCGGACACCCCACCGTTACCACGTCACAGGAGCCGCTCATGGAGAGCAGCACAACGGACCGCTTAATGGATCCCGCTCCTGCTGCTCAACTGCCCTCATATGATCAATGCAAACGCCTGCCGACATATGAAGAAACAGTGCGGGATGGGAGCAGAGGGCGGCCGGAGTTCAACATGGGACAGGCTACAAGGACCTCCTTTGGATGAATCAGGGTTTTACTATATGACACTATAGGTTCGAGATTTGCGATTGTTTCCTATAGCCTAATCGTAATGGaaattacataaacacaaaaccaAACTGCCCAGGATATTGTCTGCTATTTCCCAGCAGCCTCAATACTGTGCCTCTGTGGAAGAAGCGCATGACACACTAGGCCCATTGTATCGCTTATAGCTCCATTTGTTCCGAGGAATCTATCAGCGAGTGCTCAAGGGTagttatatttttgaaaaaggcaCTTTTATTAATGGGTATGgaaatatcaatatataatcTAGAGCTAATGGTATGGTTATAAATCAATAATAAGACTTTAATTAGAACAATTTTGTGGTTGCCATGTcgtgaaaaaaaatccctttggACACTCGTCTTGGGTTTTCGGCTCTTTAATGAATTATCTTGAAAGTAATCTGTTACTTATCTTGCTGGTCATGCGTCAGTGAGATGCCTCCCTCAATGCATCTAAGTTTATTGGAACAGTGTAAATGCCCATGGCTTAGTGAGACAATTGATTTGTTTAATAATTGAAAGAAGATGCAGCACATGGCTAAAATCGTTTCTACATTAACgggtgtgtttgtggttgtaaTGCACAGTAACAGACGTCATGGTATCTTGTGTTTCCTGTGGTATAATAGTGTCACAAACGTAGCCTAATAGCTTCAATTAGTCTAACGTTAAGTAGCTTGAAGGATTCTGTAGTCCCAGCTGGTACACTGTGGGCCCCCATTTGCATTAAAGATAGATGGGCCTGTAGACTTTACCAAACGGTGGGATCCCTTTAATGGATTCTTCGTTTAGAGGAATTTAGATCTAGCCTaccaacacattttaaaactcaaTTCTTCATTGTGTCAGTGGTTTGAAAAGAACATATTTCATACacagttattttgttttatttgaccaTCTGGACCACTCGTCTGAAGGCCTCTTCAACTCCAAATCCTGTCGAGGCGGAACAGGGCTGCACGAACCAATCCCGATCGGAGCAAATCTTTCTCAGGTTAAACTTGTCCTTGATTTCAGTGACAGTCAGTGCGCCGTTCACGTCCTGTTTGTTGGCGAGAAGAACCAGCGGACGGCCCCGCAGCTGCTCACTCCTCAGGATGTTCTCCAGCTCCCGCCGCGCTTCCTCCAGGCGCACCCTGCTCGAGCTGTCCACAACAAACGCCACAGCTGCCGCGTCCTGGTAGAAACTCGGCCAGTGCTCACGCATCTTTCCCTGGCCACCGACATCCCACACTGTTAAGGCGATgttcttcatgttttttctcGCCTCAAACATTTCCACGTTGAAGCCGATGGTAGGCACGGTGCTGACGCATGCGTTGTGTTTCAGTTTGTAGAGGAGAGTCGATTTCCCAGCGTTGTCCAGGCCCAGGAGGAGAACCTGGGCTTCAGGTTGTTTAGATCCTCGCAGTCCCATGGCGACGCGCACATGTAAAGACACGGGATAGGCACATCTTCCACTTACAGTATCTTTTGACGCAGTGTTTGCTTAATGCGTTGCCCTGAGTTTAATAGATAAGCCAGTGGCTGCATGCTGACTGTAACTCACGGCTCACCGATAAGGTGCCACACCAGGGGGCAAAGTTTGCACCAACCAAAGGATATCCCTTGTTTACATACACTGTAGAGTTATGCAAACGTAGACTATTGcatctgtaaaaacaatgttgttcgGCATGTTATGCAAAAGACCTTCTGCTACCTACGTTCACAGTCTAAAATCACATTCAAAAAGGATAATCAGACATGCATTGCTATAGGATACCTGCTGTAAATATTTCTGTGAATACAACCCACTCTTTACTTCTGAATCAGAAAGAATAAAGGTAAAGGgagacatgttttatttatttatataacaacATGTTGCACAGTGCATTTGATACTTGCACACATGCAATACTTTGCCTGAATTTTCTGACACAGTTCAGGCAATGTAATCATGTACAACGCAAGTGGCCTCAGTGCAGGTGACAGTTAATGGGAACGTTATCTAGACTTCACCCGCCAAAGAAAGATATGCAGTTTCTAACCGAACCAGTGCTGTCCTgctcttaaataaataaagtaataagacatcctttatttcaacatacaaaacaatttcaaacagTGCATCCACCTGAAGTGAAATGTCAAGTGGATGTTTCAGTCCTCAGACGATCCACTTTCACCAAACAACCTCAAAGTTTCCAGAGCTTCTCAAAAACCGgacattatacatatatatatatatatatatatatatatatatatatatatatatatatatatatatatatatatatatatatatatgataccTCTTCAGTTACATTGTCCTGAATCTAAAGGTGGGTCACCTCCAGTCCACATTAAAACTATaccatccaatcaataaaataaataaaatacaatacacgcacgttttaaaaaaatatttctatgATATTgaatacagtaaaatgttgaATTCTAAAAAGATACAGCAAATAAGAAATCAAGGTAAACAACTGAAGGTTGGTCAGCCGTTGGAAGGATGCACTTGTTTTCCTCAGCACAGTGGGCCGAAGTGCACTGTGGTTACAACCCGCTCTTTATAGCAGAGTGGCTGATGTGAGCTGTCATCACAATGCGTTTGCACAAAAAAGTAGCCAACTCTACTTACTTACTCAACCCAAACTCCCTTCTTTCATTTGATCTACTCCTCATTCTTCTTAAAATTCAACAACCGAAATGACTTAGGTGTATTCATTCTTTCTAACTCAGACAAACATAACTCACAGTTATGTTGGAAACAAGCAATTTCCCAAAGAAAACCCGTTATCTCAGTGCGGATGACACATGGCTCTCTCTTCGCCTCCTctcatcattttcttttcttgcagtCTGGCACTGAATATATAAATGTCTCATTTAGACTAAATTAAGAAATTGCAGTGATCAGTCCAGCCAACTCTTTCATGTTTCGAAGACGATATCCAACTTGATTCCGCGCGCAGCAGTGTGAATGCGCCATGACGGCGCATCTCCAACCCAAATCAGCATCAGTGGCATCCTGCTGCTCGGGAAACGCCAGAGCttaaaaatgacacacagtGTTCATGTAGCCTAGGGGGCGCTTCCCTTAATTCCCTCGAATAATATGACCTGTAGTGGAGATTTAGGTCTTGGATCAAGATCTGAGCCAGTTCTCTCCTGGTTTCACCCACACTCCACCGGTTGGATTGTCCATCACGTACACTAGCCCCCCGGCGTCACAGCGGCTTTGGGTCCAAGAATGGGATGTTGACTTCTCTATTGACCGGGGGGAAGAGTGAAGACTAGCCGACTGACTGGTCACCTTCTTCTGAATGTGGACAACGGAGGCTGGAGTGCAACAAGCGTCGATCCGCTGACCCATGTCCACCGTGCCACCGCTGTGGAAAATCACCCGCGCTTCTATGGAGGATTTGGAGCCTTGCTGTCCCATATTGTAACTTATAgtcaaagacaataaaaagcaGAATAGTTTAATTCGTGCAAACGTGTGAGGGTTGGCTGAATGTCAACTTTCTTCCTCTGGTGGCTGCCCACACTTGTCTCACTTCTTAAGTGGCAAATCTAGACTAAATAACATTAGACAACGAGTTCCCGTAAGGTTGTAGTCAGACGCTTGAGTGTGGCAACACGGCTGTCCAAGCTATTCTGAGTCCTTCCACCTGGTAAAGAGCGTAAATAAACTTGATATGACTGAGTGCTTCCGAGCTGCCCGCACCCCTGGGGGCTGCAGCGGTGTCGAGTTGCAATGCGCACGGCATGGCAGAGTCATGGCATGGAAAGCTATTTGTAGTCCAACAGAGGCATCCCAGAAACACTTAGCAGACGTCACTTGTTTCCTCCAaccttactctctctctctgtctgtctctctgtctgtctctccgtctgtctctctctctctctctctgtctctctctccctctcctcattCTTTTGGGGTTGTGCATCGCCATAAGTTACAATAAACTTGAGACATGAGTTGGTGGCAAGAGAGCACAGCTGATTCAAAGTCCTGGAGAGGTGATAAAACGCAAAATAAGGAAAGAATacctttgagcaaggcacttattACTCAACTGCTTCAGTGGGTGCAAATGTGTTAAAACCCtatgtgttgtttaaatatatgtataagtaGAGTAATGCACAGTTAGTGCAGCCCAGCTGGCTCCGAGATAATAAAGACCAAATGGGGGGAACACGTTCCAGATGAAAGAGTTAGTTTAATACTGATAGTTTGCATACAGAATTGTTTTacactgctttttctttttacactgtGCATCTGCTCACCATGTGTGAATCATTGACAGCTTCTCAAATTAAAGGGATGGGTCCTTTTTTGTAAACTTCTGGTCATGTAAAGAAGGAcaacaaattaatttacattatattGATTTGGTAATCCGCCAGAcacccaaaaaacaacaacaacaaataaggCATTAGgtaaaatcttaaataaaaaatgacttctCTCAATTGATGCAAAGTTCATGCAACAGTTGTAAAACATAGGTGAACAAAGGTATAAGTCTGGTTTACTGTAACCTTCCTTGACAGGTTGTTGCTGTCGATGACACCAGTTGTATTGCTTCAGGAGCATATCATGTTACTAGCTACTAGCATTCCGGCTGTGCAGTTCACCATGCGCCGGTTTCTCCTGGTAGAAGACGTGTGGAAGTCTGTTGCACCTCCTGTTTCGTGCTTTCAGGTCAAAAGGCAGCCAACATTGTGTCAATGGATACGTACTGTAGGTATGTACTTTGTTCATGAACATGGATAAGCCGAAGCACATGCCCTGATACAGATGGTGTAAAACAACTTTGATTGAACAGCTTACATTAGTTCCACCAAGAGGTTAAGGTCAGCAAGTAAATCAGGTTGTACATACATTGAAACCCTCTTGTGTTACTgaggacatacagtatgtatatgtaacAATTCACCgttccaaaaaaataaacatctgaaaagtgcaatttttgacataattgattgtgtgtctgtgtgcatgtgttgtatgTATGAAGAAAAGAATACTACAACCCAAAATCTATCTTCTGAGTATACCTAACCTTTGGTTTACTCCAAAAGCATAAGTAAAATGGAGCAGTTTCAGCCTTTAATAACTAAAGTGGCCCGAGGAGCCCCCCTCCAGCAAATTCATTGGTTCATTCATTATTTTGCTGGTTGGCTGCTGCAAACAGTTACATCCCTAAATtggtcaaattaaaaataaaacagttatatGTTGTTAAATTACTCTACATTAAAAGCCAGAacaaactaaaagtaaaaggaaATGCCAAATTACTAATTTCGTTTCTCATTCCATCTTTAAATTTTAAACTGGAAtcacattactttaaaaatcacttttaaatgtacgtttttttgtaattcaaaTTACTCTTGTATCTACTTTTCATATTCCATCTCACAAGTCTTAAATTTCCTGCTTAAACATTTACAGTTTGCAATTGTGTGTCTGCTTGAACTTAAAGACGGTTCTCTTTCCTTTATAGATGTGTTTGTAcctaaaggtttaatgaaatCCAACCCACAGAGTAGTAGCAGAATTGTGATATAGTATTGTGACACTGTTCACAGCTGCCTGCAGCCAGATGGTGAAACCACAGATGGTTAACAGCTACCATTTAAGTCTACAGGCGGCCAGTAGTTGATActcaaaagttagattttaggTTCAGCATCACTTCAAGTTAAATGAAGGTATGGATCCACTGGAgtctttttatgtttaacattatccctattaaaaatgtaacagacACATACATTACTTGAGAGCATCATTAAAATGCAGCAAGCAGGGTGGTGTTTtagcaaatacattttcaacagcTCCCTGTGGTTGCACAGTAGTTATTGAATAGGCACTAGTTGAAGCCTCCAGTGGAGCTTTACCATTCATGTGCATTAACGGTATACAGTAGTAATCACAGTCTGAAGTGTGCTGGTTAAGAGAAAAAATCCCCTGCTGCTCAGAAAACGCTGTGTTTATGCATCTCCACTGTTGGAGAACTTCagtattttttcatgtattcatCATTAAGTTTGCACATGGTTATGATATCTGTATTGTGTTTGAATGCCCTCATCTCAATCAGAAACCTACAAACGAAACAAAACCCTAATTTGACACGTGTTTTTCCATGTGTgcgtatgtctgtatgtgtgtgcgtgcacttGTACAGTTCTCAGTAACCTTCAACTTCCTCCAGTCCTACTGGGGTATCGCACTTGCTGCTCCATCCAGAAGATGTGGAAAATCATTGAAAACATTGATCGCAATGTGAGCCCTAAACTTGAGCCTGACCTACTCTCCCGCCTTGCTGCTCCCCCCAGCTCCGCTTTTGAACTTCACCACCATGACAGTGATGTTGTCGGGGCAGCCGCGGTAGAAAGACTGGAGGACGATGCTCTTGGCGCCGAAGTGAGGCTCGTCTAGCCGCTCGCGGACAAACCGAATGGCCTCCTCGTTGCTGAAAGCGTCCCACAGGCCATCAGATGCCAGGATCATGAACTCCGGTTGGAGCTTGTCCATGTCAAAGGTCATGATATCGGGGTCGGGGATGACTACGTTGAGGTTCTTCAGCGGGTAGTCCCCTAGAGAGCGGGACATAGCCAGGATTCCCTGGACTCTCCAGGATCCATTAAAACTGATGAAACCTCCTGGAAGTGAAGAAATAAGAATAACAAAGGTTAGGCACAGTTTATGATCTGTTAATATGGACATACTGGAAGAAGTCTAAGtgctttaagtaaaagtactaataccacactgtaagaATACAGTgtactgcattgaaaatgttacttaagtaaaagtatgtaaggaaaatgtacttgaagtatTTAATCGGCTAATAATTTCAGCTGGACtagtaggccgttatattgttgggtagttaaaTTTGTAGTAAAACATTGAATTTTAcacatttcatgtgttttgtgtgcaaaaatcttaattagTAAAGTAACTCAAGTAActtaagctgtcagattaatgtaaaaagaacaatatgtctctctgaaatgtagtagaaTTGGAGAGAggcacagaaagaaaagagttaAGTAAAGTACCTTACATGTATGCTTATGTGCAGTACTTAAGTACTTggtaaatgtaattaattactttccaccactggacGGAAGTGGCAGAAAACTAGACTGAGCTGAAAAAAGCTGTTGTAAACACTGGAGAGAATTGGGATACTTTGATAGGCAGAGCTCACCATTGGAAATCCTTAAATCACACAGCTTAAGGATCTATTTCATCTACATCTGACCGGGTGCTTTGTTTAACACAATGCTGTTCCTAAACAGACCAACAGATGGCGTCCACGGGGCCTACAGTCATCCACAAAAGAGTGCAGTGCAGGTAAATTCAGTATGTGATGTTTACTACAGGTTGTTTCTCTCATCATATACCTGCCCTCTTGATCCTCTTGCGCTCTTTGAGCTGGTACGGCTTGTGGTCGTGTGATAGTGCAACAGCGTTCCCGTCTTTGTCACACAACACACCACGAGAGTCTCCGACGTTAGCCACTGTGAGTTCTCTGTCTGACAGCAGCGCCACAAGACATGTCGTTCCTGCACGGGAGAtaagaagagaaagacaaaaatgagcTGCTGTCAAGACCAAATAAGAGACAGAAGGTCAATAATTGGTAAAGATTTGGGATATTATACAGAGGCAGTAAAAGGCAAAGATAACAATGAGTCTTACAACATTCTTTGACAAAGtccaaaatgtcagtttaataTATCTCCAGGAATTAAACGGTCAAGATATCTCTGGTATGATAGTATCTGTCACTATTGCATTTCCTTTGATGTTCCACACTGTAATAAATACAAGGATTTataagtgagagagtgagagagtcaTAAATGTATCATATGCTGAATTGACACAATGCCAGACTGCCACCAAACCAATCAACACTGAAAAACAATGGGCCAAAAACAACCGTTTCTTGAGGTAGATGTATCAAATGCCACCAACAGATCAATGTGGTCCGTAGCTCAGAATTTTACATCAGAGCAGTATCAACTGCAGCATAGTGTTACAACTCAGCAGTTACTCTCAGCCAGTATAGAGAGGGAACCTGTGCTGAGAGGATATGATACAGGAAATTGTGAGATTTAGTGTAATAGCTGAGGTGTTGTGACACGTAATTTCAACTTCTCTAGTTTAACCAGGGCCAGGGTGTTAAATATTGTATGAAAACGTTTTggattaaaatatatacatacactacaTTACTATATGCAATACATGTAAAGTGCACTTTGTAACATATTTGTTTGTATACTTCATTAATGTGTGTGGGAGTTTGAGGTGTATTTTAACTAAATGCTTcagctgattgtttttatttcccaaaacagCTCTTcctatctacacacacacacacacacacacacacacacacacacacacacacacacacacacacacacacacgcacaNNNNNNNNNNNNNNNNNNNNNNNNNNNNNNNNNNNNNNNNNNNNNNNNNNNNNNNNNNNNNNNNNNNNNNNNNNNNNNNNNNNNNNNNNNNNNNNNNNNNTATAAATAAACGTATGAACATATTAACGTATAAGAcgtgtaaatgtatttaatgctaaacagttatttttggtgCTTTCATTTTCTACTAATCAAGCTAAGAAAAGCCTGTTCTTCTTCCTTCTCATTCACATAAGTAGCTGCACtgcattttatatatgtatattttcagatgATCGTTTCCTCAGTTTAACAGGTCACTGGAATAGAATAAATAATGTTGCAAAGTTATGACGGTTTTCCCCCTGGGGTTGTCAGGTAATATGGTCTACAACTCATTTAGAGAAgtgcttttttcatttcatacagGAGGTGCTCTGTGCTGAATTATTGAACAatctcctctttctccatcccacttgccctcctcctcctgccctTAGTTATCTGCTTCCTTCCTCATTTTCTCTGCCAAGATTTCCATTATGCTAATGCTGTCGCATCAAATCTGAAATGGGAAAATGTTACGCAATCTTAATGTCCTGGTTGATACAGATTACATATTTCATGTTTCTAATGTTCTAACCATGCATGACCATTTATGACCATGCATTTTAGTTAATGTGGTGCAAGAGTTTGACTTTAAATGTCTCTGCAGCATTTTATTCATACGCAAACTAAAACTGACAACCGCTTCTTCTACTAAGAATGTGTATCATTACTTAAATGGTATTGGGAGTAAAATGCAGCAAAGTAATGAGACCTGGACATGATTTAATATTCCTAATGATCACTAGAGTTGGGGCCATCTCTTCCAACtgcccccccctttctccctctctctttcccataTACTGACAAGTGtactcattcatttatttaattggaGAGCAAAGCACTCAGTAAGCCTTGATCAGGAAAAGTGCTTCAAGTGTAAATTTCCATATGTCGTAAAGAGCTAAAAAGGCCAAGGCCACTGCAGTTTTAGACAAATTCTTTACTGTCTGAGGATTCAATGGGGGAATATAAGACGTTGGACCAACATTAAATTAGAGGATGAGTTATCTGTATCTCTTATTGACATCGCTGTTTATATTTAAATCCTATTTGCCCCTCGAGTTGTATAACACATTCAATCTTATGCAGCAAAGCAGTGTGAAAACCTGCTACCTAGTCAAAAGTTCCTGCTTCAACAGCAAATAGTCTCAGTAAATCATGGCAAAAGGGGAGCAGCTGCTTGTGCTGACTTTTATAATTCCGGGCCATAACTTACCATCTCGATAAaaatgaaggggaaaaaaaggaaaacagtgaaTCGTTTGAGAAATATCCTGCAATGTCCTGCATATTTTCAGAGCCAGAACACACTGCACTGCCAGAGACATTCTTTTCTATCGCGCCAAATTTGGTTTGGGGGCAAGGCTTCATTTAGTATTGGGGAGGTTTGTGGGAGTTTGTGTTTACAGTTGCGCCAAACTGCATGAAAATGTACAGCACATAAATGCCCTAGGAGATCCATTCATGCAGTAATATATACTGACAACATTAGCATAGAGTCCTAGGTAAACACATGCTTTCCCAGTATGAACATTAGACTCATGTCTTACTTGTTAGTGCTTAGGTTTTGGACtgggaacactgtgtgtgtgtgtgtgtgtgtgtgtgtgtaggttttgTCTCTTTCCTCCACTCCCCTGTGTTGCCGAGGGTCACTGGTTTCTCATGGCTGCCTATAAACCATCTGTCCTGGACGCCATCTGTCACACCCCCACCCCAGTCCCCAGAGGTTCCAGTGTACGACAGACTTCACCTAATGATACTGCTTGCGTTTATAATTTAGAGCCCTGTCTTTCAGTTTCACATCGGCCATTGTTATTTCTTCATTATTGAGACATAAGAACAGATATTTAGATTGAAAGAAAATCTATAGTGAGTGGAACAACTAGTCCATCCCAATTTCCCACAGTAACATCTTCagatgcttgttttgtctgaaaaaacagtaaaaattcCGATTAGGGAAGCTGGTGACGGCATTTTTTCTTAAGAAATGACTTCTTCCATTCTTTGAGATTCTGAGGTCTTCACTGACTGTATAGGATGTTTTAGTTTTGAGTAAAGAAAGCCCCTGCAGCTGCAACTAAGGTTGGTTTCTGATTTGAGTTCAGTTCTAGTTGGACTCATTATTTTAACACATATTCATCAATGCCTCGTAATCTAAGAATATCATATATATTctcaaaaaaacaccttttaagGCTCTGTGTACAAAGTAGTATGTGAAACTTAAAGACGAATTGCATGTTGAAACATACTAGTACTTTTATCATATTTCTCACATTCTCTTAATCCAAATGTTCTCCTGCTGGTTTAGCGTCAAGTCATTCCCATTCATCCCTCTCTATGACAATCTGCATTTTCACTCATTTGATTAGAGAAAACATTGATTAGAAAAGTACAGTACCTGTTCTCTTTTTTGACAAGATTAGTTGCAAGCGTTGACTACAGAGAGGGAACCAACAGAGAGCAGAGTGTGTTTGCCTATCTGGATTGGCCCCTCTATTCCTGTCCCATGTACAAATATTTACTTTTCCGGTCTGTCCTGACATCTCTAACTCGTTCTCTCTCATTTTCACTCTTTTATTTCCTCTAAGTTTT
The window above is part of the Etheostoma cragini isolate CJK2018 chromosome 12, CSU_Ecrag_1.0, whole genome shotgun sequence genome. Proteins encoded here:
- the arl14 gene encoding ADP-ribosylation factor-like protein 14 codes for the protein MGLRGSKQPEAQVLLLGLDNAGKSTLLYKLKHNACVSTVPTIGFNVEMFEARKNMKNIALTVWDVGGQGKMREHWPSFYQDAAAVAFVVDSSSRVRLEEARRELENILRSEQLRGRPLVLLANKQDVNGALTVTEIKDKFNLRKICSDRDWFVQPCSASTGFGVEEAFRRVVQMVK